A segment of the Yersinia rochesterensis genome:
GGCGAGTCATCATACGGCCAGCAACAGTGACTTCTATATTCAGCGCTTCTAATTCTTCATTCTCTTTGCTGCCGTACTCAGCATGTAGCTGGTCAGAGAGATGCTCACGGCGGAAATCATTAGGGAAAGCAATTCCCTTCTCCCGCAGTGCAGCCAGTTTTTCCCGACGAGCTTGTAACTCACTATTGAGTTCTTGCGCTTGCTCAGCGACTTGTGGTTTTTGCTCTGACATCTCAGTTCCTTATAGCCCAGCGTTATAGCCCAGCTTTCAAACTTGCTTCAATGAATTTGTCCAGATCACCATCCAGTACCGCTTGCGTGTTGCGTGTTTCCACGCCGGTACGCAAATCTTTGATTCGGGAATCATCCAGTACATAAGAACGGATCTGACTACCCCAGCCAATATCGGACTTATTATCTTCCAGCATCTGTTTATCAGCATTTTTCTTTTGCATCTCAAACTCATACAGCTTCGCTTTCAGCTGTTTCATGGCTTGATCTTTGTTCTTATGCTGAGAACGGTCATTCTGGCACTGAGTCACAATATTGGTCGGAATATGGGTAATACGCACCGCAGATTCTGTTTTGTTGACGTGCTGACCACCCGCACCAGATGCGCGGTAAACGTCAATACGCAAATCCGCCGGGTTGATTTCGATATCAATATCGTCATCAACTTCTGGATAGACAAAAGCAGAACTGAAGGAAGTATGACGACGGCCGCCGGAGTCAAATGGGCTTTTACGAACCAAGCGATGTACGCCAGTTTCGGTGCGCAACCAACCAAACGCATATTCGCCAATGATCTTAATAGTGGCAGATTTCAGGCCCGCAACATCACCATCAGATTCTTCAATAATTTCGGTTTTGAAACCTTTAGCTTCAGCCCAACGCAGGTACATGCGCAGCAACATGCTGGCCCAATCCTGAGCTTCTGTACCACCGGAGCCAGCTTGCAGGTCCAGATAACAGTTGGCGCTATCATATTCACCGGAGAACATGCGGCGGAATTCAAGTTGGCCCAGTTTTCCATCAAGGATATCTAACTCGGCAACCGCTTCATTAAATGTCTCTTCGTCGTCAGCTTCGATAGCCAACTCCAGCAAGCCAGACACGTCTTCCATCCCCTGATCCAGTTGATCAATGGTGGTGACAATCTCTTCTAGCGTTGAACGCTCTTTACCCAGCGCTTGAGCGCGCTCAGGTTCATTCCAGACGTCGGGCTGTTCCAGCTCGGCGTTTACTTCTTCCAGCCGTTCTTTCTTGGCATCATAGTCAAAGATACCCCCTAAGAACGGCCGTCCGATCAGACAAGTCCTGAATTCGGTTTTTTACCGGGTTTATTTCAAACATAATTTAAAGTCTTACGTTAGGTCGTAGATGACGGAATGTCATTAGAACCAGTAATTCTAACGGATCTGTACGGCGGTTTATAGCAAGTTGACTGTATTTATAGCTATCCCTTTCCTATTTGCTGCTGCAGCTGTGTTAGCGGCTCTCTCTCACCCGAATCACTGACTAATGTCAGCTCATCGGGGGTCATTCGCTTGCTGCCTTGCTGCAACACCAACTACTTTGGGTATATAACAATATCGTAGCTAATTAATAAGGCCATAAGTGCTGAACCAGTAATTGCACACTGCGATTGCCGCGATACTCATTAATATCGAGTTTATAAGCCAGCTTAACTTCACGCACACTGCTGTCAGGCCATAAAGTGGTATCAATATTAAAGGCGATAGCATCCAGCAAAGGCCCACCATTCAAGGGTTCAATCATAAGCTTCAGATGACGTTCGCCCACCAGCCGTTGTTGCAAGATGCAGAATTTCCCGTCAAATGTGGGTTCCGGGAAGGATTGCCCCCATGGGCCACCATCACGCAGCAACTCTGCGGTTTCCAGCGACAATTCGTTGCCTTTCAGTTCGCCGTCTGACCAGATAACGCCCTCTAACTGTGAGGCATCCATCCATTCACCGACTAAATCTGCAAAGCGCTGACGAAATTCATCGAACTTATCCTGCTCCAACGATAATCCCGCCGCCATGGCATGGCCGCCAAATTTCAACATCAATCCTGGGTTCAAGGTGTCCAGTCGTTCCAGAGCATCCCGCATATGTAGGCCAGCCACACTGCGCCCCGAACCTTTAAGTAAACCGTCACCTGCTGGAGCAAAAGCAATCACTGGCCGGTGGAAACGCTCCTTAATACGTGAAGCTAGAATCCCGACAACCCCTTGATGCCACTCTGGATGGTACATCGCGATACCGTAAGGTAATTCTGTGCTGGTGCGCTCTAATTGGTCACACAGTTGCAAAGCTTCAACTTGCATACCTTGCTCTATCTCGCGGCGCGTTTGGTTTAGCGCATCAAGATCAATTGCCAGTGCTCTGGCCTGAGCAATATCATCACTAAGTAACAGCGCCACTCCGATGGACATATCATCCAAACGCCCGGCAGCATTGAGCCGTGGGCCAAGGGAGAAGCCCAGATCGTTTGCCGCCAATTGGCGAGCATCACGGTTGGCAACCTCCAATAATGCACGAATCCCTGGGCGGCATTTTCCAGCGCGAATACGGCTTAGCCCTTGATGTACCAAAATTCGGTTATTGGCATCCAATGGCACCACATCAGCCACAGTCCCCAATGCCACCAAATCCAGCAACTCAGCTAAATTAGGTACCGCTAAAGCCCGTTGCTCAAACCAACCACTGTCTCTGAGACGAGCACGTAACGCCAGCATCAGATAAAAAGTCACACCCACCCCGGCCAGTGATTTGGAGAGAAAATCACATCCGGTCAAATTCGGGTTAATGATAGCTTCAGCTGCTGGCAAGGTTTCACCCGGCAGATGGTGGTCGGTCACCAACACTTGGATACCCATGGCATGAGCCAAGTCCACTCCAGCATGGGAGGAAATACCGTTATCAACAGTAACAATCAGTTCTGCACCACGGGCAGCAACTTGCTCGACGACTTCAGGGCTAAGCCCGTAGCCATCTTCAAAACGATTGGGCACCAGATAATCAATATTGCTGCCGCCCATGCTACGCAACGCCAGCACTGCCAGCGCCGTGCTGGTCGCGCCATCAGCATCAAAATCACCGACAATCACGATGCGCCGTCGATCCGCCAATGCTTGCTGCAATAGAGTAACACCGGCATCAATCCCGTCGAGTTGCTGCCATGCAAGTAAGCCTTTTACACCACGTTCAAGTTCCTCGGCACTTTTTACCCCACGGCTGACATAGAGACGGCGCAACAGCGGATGTAACTGTGTGGGCAAGTGGCTATCATCAGCCGCCTCACGACGGCGAAGCTGAGTTTTCAATGTCACGAGTGATTAACCCGCCACTTTTGAGGAAGCCTGATGCTTATTCAGCATCTGTAGCATTTCTTTCGGCTCCAGATATCCCGGAACGATAGTGCCATTTTGTAGCACAATGGCCGGTGTACCCTGAATACCAAACTGAACACCGAGCTTATAGTGTTCGGAAATATCAGTTTTACAGGTAGCTGGTGATATCGCGGTGCCTTTCATTGCATCATCAAAAGCTTTATTGCGATCAGCCATGCACCAGATAGAACGCATGTCTTTTTCTGCCTGAGAGCTTAAACCCTGACGCGGGAAGGCCAAATACCGTACGGTAATCCCCAGCGCGTTATAGTCACTCATCTGCTCGTGTAATTTATGACAATAGCCGCAGGTGATATCGGTAAATACCGTGACAACGTGTTTCTCTTGTGGCGCTTTATACACAATCATTTCGCTGCTCAATGCTTCCAATTTTTTCAGCAGCATCTGGTTAGTCACATTCACCGGTTGGTTACCACTCACGTCATACAGTGGCCCTTGCAGCAGATGTTTGCCGTCGGCGGAAATATAAAGCACACCGCTGTCAGTCATCACTGAACTCAACCCTGGAATAGGCGATGGTTGGATGTCAGCTTTCTGGATATCCAATTTTTTCAGTGTTTGTTGAATAGCGGCATCATCAGCATGAGCCAAACCAGTGAGGGCGGCGATAACAATCGGCAGCAGCAATAAACTTCTTTTCATTTATAAATCCTATCCTTATTCCACACGCTGTGGTTTTCATAAAAAACAACTATGCGCGCGGATGATGCTGTTGATGTAGCAACTTCAAACGCTCAGTCGCTACATGGGTATAAATCTGGGTCGTCGACAGATCACTGTGGCCCAGTAACATTTGTACCACACGCAAGTCCGCACCGTGATTCAACAGGTGCGTGGCAAAAGCATGCCGCAATACGTGGGGCGAAAGCCGTTCACTATCAATACCGGCAAGGATCGCATAGTGTTTGATTCGATGCCAGAAAGTCTGCCTCGTCATTTGCTGGCTGCGGTTACTGGGGAATAGCACATCCAACGATTGACCATTGATAAGCCACGGGCGGCCGTGCTCCATGTAATTCTCAATCCAGTACACTGCTTCTTCGCCCAAAGGCACCAGCCGCTCTTTATTCCCTTTACCAATAACTCGCACCACCCCTTGGCGCAAACTCACATCGCTGATGGTCAGTCCAACAAGTTCCGACACCCGCAAACCGGTGGCATAGAGCACCTCCAGCATAGCCTTATCACGCAACTCTAGCGGAATATCGACATTGGGAGAGTTGAGCAACGCGTCAACCTGCGCCTCACTCAAATCTTTAGGTAAGCGCTGCGGTAATTTGGGTGATGACAGCAATGCGGTCGGGTCATCTTCGCGCAATTTTTCGCGGTATAAATATTGGAATAGCCGGCGCATCGCACTGAGCAAGCGGGCTGAGCTGGTGGCTTTATAACCGCCCTCAATACGCTCGGCAAGGAATGACTGCAAGTCCTGCGAACCGGCGCGCAATAAATCACTACCGTGATGCTCTAACCATCCGCTCAATGCATGTAAATCCAAACGGTATGAGGCCAATGTATTCTCCGCCAAATTCCGCTCCAGCCACAAGGCATCAAGAAACTGTTCAATCAGCGGGTTATTTTGCTGTTGCATGACTGTTCCTCTCTTTGATGGGATGGGCTGCCATTATGCCTGATGACGGGACAAATCTGATACACTCGATACTATTCCTTATTAGTAATGCTATGGCTATACATCATGAAGATTGGTCTCTTTTACGGCTCCAGCACCTGCTATACCGAAATGGTGGCAGAAAAAATCCGCGACATCCTCGGCGAAGATTTGGTTGATTTACATAACCTAAAAGATGTCAGCCCGCGCCTGATGGAAGAATACTCCATTCTCATTCTGGGTATTCCTACTTGGGATTTCGGCGAATTACAGGAAGATTGGGAAGCCGTCTGGCCACAATTAACCCAACTGAATCTGAAGGGAAAGATTGTCGCCATGTATGGCATGGGCGATCAATTCGGTTATAGCGAATGGTTCCTCGATGCTCTTGGGATGCTGCACGACCATATTGCCCCGCTGGGGGTGAAATTTATTGGTTTTTGGCCAACAGAAGGCTTTGAGTTTACCAGCCCGAAACCGCTCAGTACTGACGGCAAACACTTTGTCGGCCTGGCGCTAGATGAGGTCAATCAATACGATTTAAGTGAAGAGCGCATCGAACATTGGTGTGAGCAAATCCTGCTCGAAATGGACGCCTTGCTTTGATGGTAGTGGCACGGATGTGACAAACGGGCACTTATTGTGCCCGCTTGCTATCCCTGCGCTGACTTCTGCTATGTTACTTCCATAATCGGAAGGAATCTTGAGAGCCGCCTCCAGCCGTAGTAGCGCAGCTCGATATCGCTTCGGTGTTCAGTTCGCTGCCTGTTGATGCAGAATCTTTCTGCCCAGCAAAACGTTGCGGGGAAGCCACTTGGTACCAATCCAGCCGCCGTGTCAGTAACATTACTGCGGCCAGAATAATAAACAGTAAACCCGCGCCTAATAACAGGGCATTGTCTTCTGATTGCAGCAAACCAAACAATACGCCGTACAGCAACAATAACCCTCCAGCAAATAATGCGCCGCGTAGCCACCCACCTAATACGGCACTTAAATATATAGCAATCAATAAGCTACAACTCATACTGGCGATAATATAAGCCCACGTAAAACCAAAGTGTTCCGAGAACGCCAGCAACATTAAGTAGAACAAAACCAATGCCGCACCCACCAGCAGATATTGGATCGGGTGGACTCGCAGTGACGTCAGGCTCTCGAACAGGAAGAAGCTAAAGAATGTTAAGCCAATAAACAGAATGGCATATTTAATGGCCCGCGCGGTGAGTTGATAGTGATCGACCGGCTCAATCAAGCTGGTGGTAAAAGCCGGTAATTCGTCAAAATCAAAGCGCACATTGTCACCGGCAAAATTGATATTCATGTTGTTAGCCAGCCAGTTACTGCTCCAATGCGCGCGGAAACCTTTTTCATCCACCTTGCGTTGTAAGGGCAAAAACTCACCGACAAAATTAGGATGCGGCCAATTGCTTTGTAAAGTCAGTTCGCTGCTGCGCCCGACAGGCACCACCGCCAGACTATTCGTGCCCGCGAGAGTGAGTGTAAAGTTAATATCAAATTTACTCTGGCGAACCTGCTCGATAGTCAGCGGCGCATGTACCCCCTGCGCTTTGCGCCCCAAGAAAGACCCCGGTTCGAAATTAATTTTTGTATCGCCCAGACTTAACGGCGAAATCTGCTGAATACCCCGCGAATCACTCAGCGCCAACACCAGTGACGGTGTGCCGATGGTGATATCTTCACGGTCTAAATCATCTAGCGAGGATGATTCAAATTGCCCATGGAAATTGAGCTTCCCCTGATAGACCTGAGCTTGGTAAATACCCAATTGGCGGACTTCTACATCCGGTGCGCCGGTGACTGTCATCACCTCTGGCAATAAGTAGCGATGACGGCTCACCCGCTGCCCCTGCTTCTTGCCGTCAACTTCAGTTTCAATCCATTCGCTGTAAGGCACCACAATCAGCGGGCCAAGGATCTTTTGTGCGCGGCTGGTGCTGTCACTGACTTTTTCGACCACACTTTGGCGATAGCCACTGCGCTCATTAATAACATTCAAAAGCATTTCTTTCGGAATCATCATCAAAAGAATGAGTCCCAATAACGCGGCTATTTTCC
Coding sequences within it:
- the prfB gene encoding peptide chain release factor 2 (programmed frameshift), giving the protein MFEINPVKNRIQDLSDRTAVLRGYLDYDAKKERLEEVNAELEQPDVWNEPERAQALGKERSTLEEIVTTIDQLDQGMEDVSGLLELAIEADDEETFNEAVAELDILDGKLGQLEFRRMFSGEYDSANCYLDLQAGSGGTEAQDWASMLLRMYLRWAEAKGFKTEIIEESDGDVAGLKSATIKIIGEYAFGWLRTETGVHRLVRKSPFDSGGRRHTSFSSAFVYPEVDDDIDIEINPADLRIDVYRASGAGGQHVNKTESAVRITHIPTNIVTQCQNDRSQHKNKDQAMKQLKAKLYEFEMQKKNADKQMLEDNKSDIGWGSQIRSYVLDDSRIKDLRTGVETRNTQAVLDGDLDKFIEASLKAGL
- the recJ gene encoding single-stranded-DNA-specific exonuclease RecJ; the protein is MTLKTQLRRREAADDSHLPTQLHPLLRRLYVSRGVKSAEELERGVKGLLAWQQLDGIDAGVTLLQQALADRRRIVIVGDFDADGATSTALAVLALRSMGGSNIDYLVPNRFEDGYGLSPEVVEQVAARGAELIVTVDNGISSHAGVDLAHAMGIQVLVTDHHLPGETLPAAEAIINPNLTGCDFLSKSLAGVGVTFYLMLALRARLRDSGWFEQRALAVPNLAELLDLVALGTVADVVPLDANNRILVHQGLSRIRAGKCRPGIRALLEVANRDARQLAANDLGFSLGPRLNAAGRLDDMSIGVALLLSDDIAQARALAIDLDALNQTRREIEQGMQVEALQLCDQLERTSTELPYGIAMYHPEWHQGVVGILASRIKERFHRPVIAFAPAGDGLLKGSGRSVAGLHMRDALERLDTLNPGLMLKFGGHAMAAGLSLEQDKFDEFRQRFADLVGEWMDASQLEGVIWSDGELKGNELSLETAELLRDGGPWGQSFPEPTFDGKFCILQQRLVGERHLKLMIEPLNGGPLLDAIAFNIDTTLWPDSSVREVKLAYKLDINEYRGNRSVQLLVQHLWPY
- the dsbC gene encoding bifunctional protein-disulfide isomerase/oxidoreductase DsbC gives rise to the protein MKRSLLLLPIVIAALTGLAHADDAAIQQTLKKLDIQKADIQPSPIPGLSSVMTDSGVLYISADGKHLLQGPLYDVSGNQPVNVTNQMLLKKLEALSSEMIVYKAPQEKHVVTVFTDITCGYCHKLHEQMSDYNALGITVRYLAFPRQGLSSQAEKDMRSIWCMADRNKAFDDAMKGTAISPATCKTDISEHYKLGVQFGIQGTPAIVLQNGTIVPGYLEPKEMLQMLNKHQASSKVAG
- the xerD gene encoding site-specific tyrosine recombinase XerD — protein: MQQQNNPLIEQFLDALWLERNLAENTLASYRLDLHALSGWLEHHGSDLLRAGSQDLQSFLAERIEGGYKATSSARLLSAMRRLFQYLYREKLREDDPTALLSSPKLPQRLPKDLSEAQVDALLNSPNVDIPLELRDKAMLEVLYATGLRVSELVGLTISDVSLRQGVVRVIGKGNKERLVPLGEEAVYWIENYMEHGRPWLINGQSLDVLFPSNRSQQMTRQTFWHRIKHYAILAGIDSERLSPHVLRHAFATHLLNHGADLRVVQMLLGHSDLSTTQIYTHVATERLKLLHQQHHPRA
- the fldB gene encoding flavodoxin FldB, which encodes MKIGLFYGSSTCYTEMVAEKIRDILGEDLVDLHNLKDVSPRLMEEYSILILGIPTWDFGELQEDWEAVWPQLTQLNLKGKIVAMYGMGDQFGYSEWFLDALGMLHDHIAPLGVKFIGFWPTEGFEFTSPKPLSTDGKHFVGLALDEVNQYDLSEERIEHWCEQILLEMDALL
- the creD gene encoding cell envelope integrity protein CreD; translated protein: MFKSVLFWKIAALLGLILLMMIPKEMLLNVINERSGYRQSVVEKVSDSTSRAQKILGPLIVVPYSEWIETEVDGKKQGQRVSRHRYLLPEVMTVTGAPDVEVRQLGIYQAQVYQGKLNFHGQFESSSLDDLDREDITIGTPSLVLALSDSRGIQQISPLSLGDTKINFEPGSFLGRKAQGVHAPLTIEQVRQSKFDINFTLTLAGTNSLAVVPVGRSSELTLQSNWPHPNFVGEFLPLQRKVDEKGFRAHWSSNWLANNMNINFAGDNVRFDFDELPAFTTSLIEPVDHYQLTARAIKYAILFIGLTFFSFFLFESLTSLRVHPIQYLLVGAALVLFYLMLLAFSEHFGFTWAYIIASMSCSLLIAIYLSAVLGGWLRGALFAGGLLLLYGVLFGLLQSEDNALLLGAGLLFIILAAVMLLTRRLDWYQVASPQRFAGQKDSASTGSELNTEAISSCATTAGGGSQDSFRLWK